The sequence CCTGAATCACCTAGGCGTGAATATTAAGGAAGTAGGAAGTAGGAAGTAGGAAGTAGGAAGTAGGAAGTAGGAAGTAGGAAGTAGGAAGTAGAAAGTAGACTGTAGGAAATTGGACGTTGGCGGAGTTAATCTTCGGTCCAGTCGAGCAAACCTTCGGCACGAGCATTTTCAGTCTTAGCCACGCGCACTTGCTTATCTACAATCACCACCATTCGGTCACAATACTTTTCAGCATACTCCACAGAATGAGTGGACACTAAAATTCCCATGTCACGTTCATTCGCCAACTTTCGCAAAAGCGTAAAAAGCTTTCGACTTCGGGGAATATCCAGGAAGGCATTGGGCTCATCCAACAAAAGCACTTTCACCTGCTGAGCCACGGCCTGTGCCAAGTACACTCGACTTCGTTCGCCGTCGCTCAATTCATTCACCCAGCGGTTCGCAAAGTTTTCCAGTTCCAAGAGGGCTATCGCTTCGTCTACAATCCGTTCGTCTTCTTCGCTTCGGCCATCGAACAAGCCTGCATAAGGCATACGGCCCAAGCTGACAAATTCACGAACCGTCATACGGTCGCAAGAAATTCCGCTCATGCGCACCAGTGTAACAAGTTTCGCGCGTTCACGAGCGTTCCAAGCAGAACCCATTGCAGAATTCAAGGGACATCCGCACAAAGATACCGTTCCAGAAACCGGCTGCAACCGAGCGCAAAGCGTCTTTAAAAACGTGCTCTTACCGCAACCATTTTCACCCAGCAAGGCAACTACCTCGCCTGCCTTCAACTCAAAACTGAAAGGCGCCACAATTCCCGCAGCATTCGCTTTGTTCACTTTGGCAGCCTGGTAACCCAGCACCAGATTTTCGCACCGAAGAAGCTCCGTCATCTACG comes from Fibrobacter sp. UWB15 and encodes:
- a CDS encoding ABC transporter ATP-binding protein — protein: MTELLRCENLVLGYQAAKVNKANAAGIVAPFSFELKAGEVVALLGENGCGKSTFLKTLCARLQPVSGTVSLCGCPLNSAMGSAWNARERAKLVTLVRMSGISCDRMTVREFVSLGRMPYAGLFDGRSEEDERIVDEAIALLELENFANRWVNELSDGERSRVYLAQAVAQQVKVLLLDEPNAFLDIPRSRKLFTLLRKLANERDMGILVSTHSVEYAEKYCDRMVVIVDKQVRVAKTENARAEGLLDWTED